Part of the Diprion similis isolate iyDipSimi1 chromosome 10, iyDipSimi1.1, whole genome shotgun sequence genome, GAAGAAgtaggaacttttttttttttttttttattagaaaatgAACACAATTCCCAtgctttccaaattttcactaCATACTCAAGAATGAAATTAGTTCACCGTTGTCATCCTTGTATCTGATTACTCATCAGCCAAAATCTTTCTCACCTTTCATTGTCTTCGAGGGCGTGATGTTCGTCAGTGCCCTGAGTGACTTCGGCGAGGGATTCGAGCAGAGTTGCGTCAGCGGATTGTGGAGGCACGACAGTAACAACAGGAGCAGCAATACCGACAGCAGGATCctgttcgttatcggaatgaTGAAACGAAATGACATTCTGGCCCGATGACTGAGACTGAATCTGTGCCTGCGGCATAACTGGCGTAGCGGAGACGTGGATATTTGGCGCAGCCTGTTGCTGCTGAATGTTCTGCACGCTCTGCATACCTGCCATCGATTCGGAcatttgctgctgctgctgttgctggtgAGGTGGTGGAACTCCAGTGACCATGATGTTCGGAGTTTGAGCTGCTGGTGAAGACGCAGCGGCTGGATGTCCTTGCACAACCGGTGTCTGGACAGTGGGTGTCTGGCATACGTTCTGCTGCGGCTGTGGAGCTTGTGGACTGACTGTAACATAGTTTTCCTCCTTAGCAGGATGCTGCTGAAGGTTTTGCTGGTTCGTCGCTATCGTGATTccgttgttgctgctgttccCGGTTTGCGCGATTAGCGGAATTGAGCCCTGCGGCATGCTCTGAGGCTGGCCAAGGTTCCCGGGGTGTGACGCAGGTGCTAGATTCGCTGGCAGAGTCGCGCCCTGCGCCGCGCCTCCGCCGTGCTGATTCTGTGTTTGCTGCGACatttgttgctgctgttgctgaaaGTACTGAGGAGGAATCTGCTGCTGAGCAGAGTTTGACTGCTGCTGTATTTGCGGCTGGttcggctgctgctgctgctgttgctgagAGAGCGACGTACTATTCACCGAGTATGCGGCACCCCCAACGATCTCCTGGTGCGATATTGGCCCGTTGGAATCCACACTTTTCGCGCCCTCGGTATCCGGCTGCTGCTGTTTCATACCCTCGGGGACAACGATGCCGCTATCGGTGATGCCGTACGATATACAGACCTCGTTCGGCCCTGAGAGCTTGATAGAATTAATTGCCGTTGTCTGGTTAACGGAGGTGTGGTCGAGGTAGTCCATGCAGGTCCATCGGCCACGCTTGAAGGGTTCCGTGCTCTCGATCTTAACGACTTTGAAGCGTTCGTTGCGTCCATGCGAATGGACCTCGCGTATATCAGGATCTTGCTTCGCGCCGCCTGATAGAAGGTTTATTATGTTCTTGTCCGTCACGGAGCCGATATCCAGGGCATTGATGTTGTTCTCGCTGGTTGAACTGCTAGCACCGCCGCCCTCGGATGGGACGATAGCAAGGCCGTACTGAGAGCTCGTCGGGATGACAGGCGCAGTACCGAGGGCAGCGTTGCTCGTGTTGAAAAAGACATCTTCCTTGGAGAAGGTGTCCTCCGAGTAGCTCGGCGTCTCGATGTCGATATCAGTCACTCTCGAGTGTTCAACAGAATTGTCTTCGGTATGCGACTCGTCCAGATCGTCATTCGAATCCTCGCCGGCGTCGTTACTCATTCTACAGCCTACCGTCACACTGGTTATCTGAAACGACGACGTCTTCTTTCTGCACTGACCGCCCGACGACGCTGATGTGGCGACATTGTTCTGGACAGGGGTCGACGTCGTCGGGCCTGGTACCAACGGCTGGAGGAACTTGTCAGGCTCACCGATCCTGATCGTCTCTGAGGTTGTGCGATGCAGGACCGAAGAGGGTGACGAGgacaattttttactattactactattGCTAACGCTGTTGTTAACGCTATCTGCCAAGTGTTTGCTGTGCGACTTTCTGTGCACATTATCTGCCATTATTATAGATTAGTTTGTTTATTAGAAACATTCGCATTCTACAATTCTCTccaaggaagaggaggaggcggTGGAGGTCGAGGCTCTGGCATCGACTGTCGTAGTTAGACTTTTTCCCCAGTCGCATGTTAACACCATTGTGTTTCTTGCGGTCTTGTTCGGCTCTCGGCgccgtcgacgacgacgactctAGTCCCGGTTTTTCACCCAGGAACTATTTTCTTCTATTGCTACTTATCTCGTTCTCCCTCTCTGTCTTCCTTACTGTCGAGAGTTGCGACGGAGACGGTCGTCGTCGGGTTTTTCTGCTCTCAAGTTTTTCAATGAtcctttttttcgttcttttcccTATCACGTAGGGGTGGATGAGGGGGTGTATTTGTTCtatttctccttcttttgtttgaaaaactcGCATAAACCGCACGAGTATAAATTGCCGACGGAACCGAGAAGAGACGTCACAACGAAAGGAAAAATCAGGATTATTATCGCGGTTTTCGGAGGGTGTTTATTCTACCCATTTTTCGCCACACGATTTATCGTCTAGCCACACACAGAAGTACACAGCATATGCATGCCATACGACATAACACAACACAATCACTAACTGGCTGCGAGGGATGTGTGTTGACAGTTCTTGGTCATCTCTAATCCCTGTTCCTGGTTTTCTCGACACGGTTTCTCTTTCGCAGCCCCCTTAAAATCCGAGGGGCATCAGTTGATCGGCTAGATTACCGTCTCCGACGGGATTATCACGACTTTGGTATTTGCATCGTCTtattcctcctcctcttcttgtTTGCtgcactgctgctgctgatacTCTGCACACTAATCTATCTTCCTTTTGCTGCAGTTTCTTCCACACAAACGGCCCCTTATGCACCCCGTAATTGTCAGATTTTACTCGTACCTGGTGCTCTGTTTATTATTTGACTTGTGGACTTGCGGTAGATCCACCGCAAACCGCGCCGAGGTGTTTGACTTTTTGCGAATTAGACAGGTTACATTTTACAtggtttttcttattttttttattttttcgcgctctctcgctctctctctctacgtatagaaaacaaatgcggatgaatatatatgagtgtgtgtgtgggtatagatatatgaatatatatatctatactaaTGTCGTTAATGCGTGTTTCTGCGTGAAatccttcttctcttctcaatTCCCTTCGTCACCAACGTTCATCTTTGTTactgtattatttatactgttggtttattatttttttcttctatttttccttctctcacTCTGCCTTTGCAGTGGCAGACAGGCAGCAGCAGTGAGCAACAGCGGTTTAAAAATGGCTGCCATTCACTCAGGCTCGCAATGAAACATATATTACACGAATGTACGTAGATCGTCTTCAAATACAGCCTTCAGGACCCAAGATGCGtactaaataaaattttcactagGGAACTAGTAACGTTCTTTACTTACTTATTCCACCTACGAAATTAATCGACACAATGCGACACAGCTCAAAAACTGTGGCTCTAAACTCCGTGTCTGCAACTTTCgtgttttataatatttgaatatagtAGTGCTAGTgacttgtaataataaaataataatacatatcaTGGTTTCCTGTAATGTGAAGATCTTGTAATACGTTTTTTAGACTCTTGATTAATGGTACTTatatgtacaatgtgttaTACTTTGTCTAGGGATATTCGGATGGTTAGGCAGTTTCcttgaatgatttagttaCCGAATACCAACATTTGGAGTTTGGTTAGTTGGTACTAATGTTAGGGAATATAGCATATTTGAATTCGGTGCAGCTGATTGTATTATTCTTGTGGGTCCAATGACCTCACTACGGTTGTGACTTATAACGGCGGGCGAGCGAAGAGCAGACTGATGTAGCAGTTCGCCTTTCTTACCAATCGAAGAAATCCGCCGCTGTTTTATTGTAGA contains:
- the LOC124411933 gene encoding protein bunched, class 2/F/G isoform-like, which encodes MADNVHRKSHSKHLADSVNNSVSNSSNSKKLSSSPSSVLHRTTSETIRIGEPDKFLQPLVPGPTTSTPVQNNVATSASSGGQCRKKTSSFQITSVTVGCRMSNDAGEDSNDDLDESHTEDNSVEHSRVTDIDIETPSYSEDTFSKEDVFFNTSNAALGTAPVIPTSSQYGLAIVPSEGGGASSSTSENNINALDIGSVTDKNIINLLSGGAKQDPDIREVHSHGRNERFKVVKIESTEPFKRGRWTCMDYLDHTSVNQTTAINSIKLSGPNEVCISYGITDSGIVVPEGMKQQQPDTEGAKSVDSNGPISHQEIVGGAAYSVNSTSLSQQQQQQQPNQPQIQQQSNSAQQQIPPQYFQQQQQQMSQQTQNQHGGGAAQGATLPANLAPASHPGNLGQPQSMPQGSIPLIAQTGNSSNNGITIATNQQNLQQHPAKEENYVTVSPQAPQPQQNVCQTPTVQTPVVQGHPAAASSPAAQTPNIMVTGVPPPHQQQQQQQMSESMAGMQSVQNIQQQQAAPNIHVSATPVMPQAQIQSQSSGQNVISFHHSDNEQDPAVGIAAPVVTVVPPQSADATLLESLAEVTQGTDEHHALEDNESMSGTSAVAIDNKIEQAMDLVKSHLMFAVREEVEVLKEKIAELMDRINQLEAENSILKSHATPEILSQLSNTQSTQSGKQQQQQQQQQQQQQQQQLPQNSSGNGQ